The sequence TACGGGCATGCTCCTTTACCATATACCGCTTTGCATTGGAGAACAGACGGTTGCGGCGGGTTCGGCAAGTCTCTTGATCGCCACGGCTCCCGTTTTCACTGCCATATTGGCCGTTATCATCTTAAAGGAAAAGATGAACCCTTTGGGCTGGGCCGGCATTATCATGAGCTTTACGGGAGCAGCCGTGATTTCACTTGGCGAAGGCGATTTTGGCCTGGAGTTGGGAGCTCTCTGGATTTTATGTGCGGCCTTTATGGAGTCCTTCTATTTCGTTTACCAGAAAAAGCTTTTACCTAAATATGGTGCCTTTCGTCTTACAACTTATGTAATAATGGCCGGAACTATCTTGATGATCCCCTTTGGAAAGGACCTTTTGAAGGCGGTTATAACGGCACCTCCATCTGCCACTATCACTGTCGTGTATCTCGCCATTTTCCCGACCTGCATCGGCTATGCGGGCTGGGCTTACGCCACTTCCAGAAATCCTGCCTCTCTGGTTGCCAGCAGTCTATTCCTGAATCCTGTAATGGCTATATTCATAGCTTGGATATGGCTGGACGAAATGCCCACTTTTATATCGATTATGGGTGGCGTAATCGCAATAGTTGGAGTTTGGATGTTGCAAAGATCTAGAAGGTCTGGCTCGATAGGGGATGTTTCTAAACGAAAAACATAATACCCAATTAGATTGATATTATAAATTTTAGATAATATTTTGTTATCTATAGATTATAACATCGACATGATAAGTATAAGTACAAGTATAGAAGATATAAAAGAAGCACAAGAAGCATATGAAAATGAATTTTTAATGTATCAACCTATAATAGAGGAAAAGGCTATGGACCTTTATAGTAAAAATCCTGCCGAGGCACAATCTTATTTGACGGATTACGTTAATGACAATATAAATAAGGTTGTTGATGGTTGGTGGTCGCTAGCGCAAAGGCTTGTTGGAAAATATTGTGATGGTTATATAACCTATCCTGACGGAAAACAGGATGCTGTTGGATATCCCACGTGGTGGTTAGAGACTGTCGAATTTGGTAAGGAGGAAATGGAACCAAAGGAATAAGTTTCACTTAAAATATAAAAATCCACCTAAGTTGCTCTCTAAAATTATTTTTGTATTTCATTTTCAATACGGAGCTCAGGAGAAATTAATTGATAATGTCTATCACACAATAGAGAAGAAGTCTTCTCTATCGTGTGATATTATAATCAAATAAGAGGTGTAAAAACATAACCAGATACAAAATCCTTGTTACAGGAACAAGAGGAAAGAGCACTTTGGTAAGGTTAATGACGGCTGGGTTTAAGGCATTAGGTATCTCCTGTTTTTCTCGTATTACCGGAGTCGTCCCGATGGAAATATTGCCCAGCGGTGTTCGGCAGATAGTCAGATCGAGAGAGGGGCATATCGAAGAGCTCCGGTGGTGGCTTTACCATGTGCCCGAAGATTCGGAAGCTATCGTCGTGGAAAACAGTGCTGTCTCCGCCGAGCTTCAGCCTCTGGCGGCAAAGTGGCTCAAGCCCAACCTAGTAATCTGGACCAACTTAAAGGAAGACCATCCAGAAGCTTGGGGTCCGACGAAAGAAGGTGCGATGCGGGCTTTGCTTTCTGGGATCCCGAAGGGCGTGCCTGTAGCATTGGGCCCTGACATGCATTTGGAAGAAAAATTGCACGGGATTTTAAAACAAAATCGTAACGAGGTTTTTTTGACAGGAGATGCTGTAGATTTTGAGGAAGCAAATAAGGCTTTAGCTATAAATGCTCTAAAGACATATGGACTTAATGTAACAGAGGAATCTCTGAGCAGTAATTTAACTGATGATCCAGGTAGATTTAGAGTTCTAAAGATGGGTAATGGTCTTCTGGCATGGGGTTTTTCGGCTAACGACGTAGAAAGCACCGTAAGCCTTCTTTTTTCCCTTAAATGGCAGAAAGAAGAGACTACTGTGCTTTTTAACAATCGTAGAGATAGGCCGGGAAGGCTGAAGGCGTTTGAACCATGGTTTAATAATGCTCAGTACAAAGGTATTTACATTTGCGGTTCCCATCCCCTTCGTCATATAAAAGGTGCTAAATGGATTTATTTTAGGGATGTTGACGAGATCGTTTCTTTCGTGAGTGAAAGAGGTTTGGTTTTCGGTTGCGGTAATATAGCAGGATTGCCCCTTCGAGAACTGCTCTCTTATGAAGAGGTGAATTATATCTGCGACAGGATTTAATCGTTATCGCTGTAAGTATAGCTTTAGGTTTGATATTTTATCGCAGGACAGGTGTAGCTACGGGAGGGATAATTTCGCCGGGCTTGCTGGCTTTGGGGCCATTTGCACCACGTACGTTTGCCTTCGTCATACTGAGTTCGCTTCTTGTACTCTCTTTACTGGAAGTCCTCGTCAGGGTTTTTGGCCTATACGGAAGGGAAAGGGTGTCCTTTGCTTTGCTCATCGCAGCATTGCTGGGCTTTTTCTCGAACCCCTTTTTACCATGGGTTGGATGGGTGGTCCCAGGCCTTATCGCTGCTGACATGCAGCGTCAAGGCGTCATTCCAACGTCCTTGGCGCTGTTTGTCGTTACCGGATTATCTGTCTTAATGGGGAATTTGGTATATGAGATATTTTAACGCCTTCGTGCGTGGCATATTTTCGATGATCCTGGGAAAGGACACAACTTTATCGCGAAGGTGTAACCTGTATCTTTTCATGCTTGCCGCCGTTATATCTTTATTGGTGTGGTCCTGGCCTTCAGGAACTCTCACTGTCGAGGAGGAAAGGGTTTGGGATCGGATCAGAGAAGCTCAATTTTATCTTTACAGCTTAAAAACGCAAAGAGAAGGAGTTGCTCCCTCTCAAAGCTTGGACCCTTGGCAAAGCGGTCTTATCGGGACCGAATGGAGCATCATAACTACCACAGTGGGCTCTTTGGCGTCCAAACAGATTTCATGTAATCCCCTCTGGGGCGCGATCTTTCTGCGTTGGTTCGATAAGGCGGGACTAAAGCGAGGAGACAGGATTGCAATCTTAAGCTCAGGTTCTTTTCCAGGTTTTTTGATATCTTCCCTGGTCGCCGCAGAGGAAAGGGGGTTAGATGTGCTGCTTGTTGTCTCGCTGGGCGCATCTTCCTATGGCGCTAATGATCCGAATTTTCCTATCCCGATAATTCTAAGGGAACTGAGAAGGGCAGGATTTATCTCTACGAAGGCGGCTTTTTATACCTTTGGCGGAGACTACGAAATAGGAGCAGGCATTCCTCCGGATGGACTTGAAATATTGTCGCAATCTGCGATATCGGACGATGTACCGCTTTTACAAGCGAAGTCATTGCAAGAAGTGATTGATGCAAAGGTAGGACGTTTGGATATATTTAAACCTGCTTTGGTGGTGCAAATTGGCGGATCTCATGCAAATATGGGAACCGACGATGCTGTATTGTCGTTACCACCAGGTTTTTTGGATTCAAGATATGCCGAACGCGCCGGCAATGGGGTTATAGGATTGGTCCTCAAAAGAGGAATACCAGTTATACATATGCTTAACGTCAAAAGTTTATGCCGGATGACCGGCGTTTCCGAAGGGGTAGAAGTTGCAAAGAAAGGACCGAAGCCCTTCAAATTTTCAAGGGCCTTTTTAGGCCTACTATTTTTTGCCGTCTTTTTGTATAAGTATGAGCGATGGGCCTTTGAGTAAAGGTGTAAGTATCCTCTTTTTAAATGATATACATAGCAGCTTAATATAACAATGAACTCGCCTTAATTCCTTTTTATATCAGGATAAAAATATATTTTTTTGATATTCGTGATACAATTAATCTTAACCTCTAAGTTCCTCTTTATTAAAAGATGTTGCGGAGGTGATTCGGAAGCGGGAGCTTCAAGGGGGTGTTTTGATTGAATGACGAAAGATTTGATCGACTGGCCGGTGAGCTTTTGAGGCTCATAGAAATTCCAAGTCCGAGCGGAAATGAAGGACCTATCTTGGGATACCTCGAAAAAAGGCTGCAGTTTCTTGACCTTCCTTCAAAAAGGCAAATGATAACCGAAAATATGGGAAATTTAGTCTTTAACCCGGGTTCTAAGGTGTTGTTCGATCTTCATGTAGACACCGTTCCTGAAATCATGGAAGGTATTAAGTGTAACCCGTATCTGGACGGAGATTTGGTTTACGGCAGAGGGGCATCCGACATAAAAGGGTCAATAGCATCGCTCATAATTGCCCTGGAAGACTATGCACAGATAACCAAAGGGGATGTTGACTTTCCTGCGAGCATAGTTTTTACCGTCGACGAAGAACAGGGCGGCAGAGGAGCCTGCGAAGCAGTGAACCTAAAGCCGGAAGAGGTCATCGTCTTTGAGCCGACGGAGCTTGATATATGCACAATGGAAGCAGGAGCCATAGGAGTCAGACTGAATTTTTCAGGTAGGCCCGCCCATGGAAGCGATTTCGAGGCGGGAGAAAACGCCATTACAAAGGCCATCGAATTTTTGTCCAAATTGAAGGAATTACCCTTTCTCGAAGGGGAGCATCCTCGCATTGGCGAGGCCGGATTCAACGTGCAGGCTCTGTTTGGCGGTTCTGTCGACGAACTGGTCATTCCAAGCCGAAGCGAGATGTACGTCGATTTCAGGTTATTGCCAGGGGTAGATCACAGAGAGGCAGAGATTCAGTTAAGGCAGTTCTTTGAGGAGAAGGGGGTCGACTACGAGATCGACGATGTCTCGCCTTCCTTTCAGTTGGACGATGAAGTTCCAATCGCCAGGAAACTTAAGGAAGTTGCTTCAGCAAAGTTAGGCCTGAGCTTGCAAACGGGAGCTTTTAAAAGTTGGAGCGATGCAGAGCCTTACGTTACAGCGGGCATCCCCGCGATAGTTTTTGGTCCAGGAAAGCTCTCCATATCCCATACGCCCTTTGAACACATCTCCTTGGGGGAAATGGATGTTGCAAGCAGGATTTTGACGGCCTTTTTGGCCTCCCTTACAGATATCTCGAGGGATGAGTTGAATATTTCAAGGGTTCGCTGAACATTCAAAAATAAAGGCTGTTTTAGGTTAAACCTAAAACAGCCAATGTTAACTTAAAAAGCATCCCTTCAAAGATTTTTTATAAACCTTATCCATTTTCCTCTTTTTTCTTTTTCTTCGAAACCCTGGCTTTTGTAAAAATTTTGGGCGTGGAAATTCTTTTCGCCCGCCCACAGCTCTATCATCTTGACGCCTCTTTTAGCCAATAAGTCCACGGCCTTTTCCAATAGCAGTTTCCCGATTCTTTTGCCCTGGTAATCGGGGTCGACCAAGATTTCATGTATTTCTCCCACGATATGGCTCTCCGGGGAAAGCCATTTGTGGTCTATGGACACGAAACCTACGATTCGCGATCCGTCAAAGGCGACCAAAAAACCGCCATCGGCTCGCCTGTAAAGCCATCCGAGATATCTTTTGATCGTCTCGATATCGGTGTCAGCGTACTCCTCTAAGCCTTTGTAAGCACGTCTGTAGAGGTCAACGATCTCCGATTCGTAGTCGGCGGGGTTCACGCTCTTTATTTCGATAGTACCTGAGGCCTCTCCCTGTTCAAAACCCCATGGCTCACCACCTCCTTCCCTAAAGAAATTCATGTAAAGGCGCTATCTTTCCCTTGGGGGTAACATACCTTACCTCGCATTCGAGCCAAAAACCAGTCCTTTTGTGGACTGTCTCTCTAATCATGGAAATTAGCTCGAAGGCGTCTTTGCAGCGCCCGCCTCCCACATTAACTATAAAGTTGGCATGCATTGTGCTAACCATGAGCCCCCCCACGCGAAGTCCCTTCAAACCCGCCTCTTCTATTATCTTGCCCGGCGGGCCGCATACTTCGTATATTTCCGCATTGTTCGTGAAGACGGAGCCGCAACTTGGAAATTTAAGGGGAAATTTGCATTTTCGCTCGGCCAGTATGTCTAAAATGCGCCTTTTGATGTTTTTGGGGTCATCGCCTTTGCCCTCGATGCAGGCCTTGAGGATTACATAATTTTTTCTTTGAAAAAGAGAGCTGCGATAAGAAAATTCGCACTTATCGCGAGATATCTCGATGAGATTTGCACTTTCGTCCAAAGCCAAAACGCTTTTTACATTATCGCCGATTGAACGCCTCAAGCTGCCTCCATTCATGTAGATAAGCCCGCCCAAGGTACCAGGTATTCCGCTGACGTGCTCAAGTCCCGAGATGCCTTTTGAGGCGGCGATCTTTGCCAAGCGAGGAGTCCACACACCGGCATCGGCGACAATACTTGTGCCGCTTGTCCGAACACTTGCGAAGGCTTTGCCGAATTTTGCCACTATGCCACGCAGGCCTTCGTCGGGAAAAAGTATATTGCTTCCCCTTCCGATGACGATAAAGGGGATGTCCCACTCCTTGGCGAAGACGATCAACTTCTGCAGGGAGGGTATGTCGCTCACATTTACCAACACATCGGCAGGTCCGCCGATCTTCCAGCTCGAGTGGAGGGCCAGCGGCTCGTCTTTTTTTAGGTCCTTTATGCCTATTTCTCTCAGTCTGTTGGCCAATATTTCAAGTTTCAATTCTATCCCTCATGTCTGCTTTGTATGTGAGATGCTCGACATTTCGTCTCGTAATAGGATATCAAACTTTCGTCATATTTCTAGGGGGAACTTCTCGAAAAAAAAGCTTCCTTCCAGAGCGCGATTTATCCTCATTAATATAATACAATATACAGATAATTTACTTTTAAAGCGTAGTATAATATAAAAAACATGTTACTAGTCAAACATATCACTATCACTAAAGAAGGGAAAGAGGTGAGGTGTGTGACTAAAGGCACTAAAGAAGTCGAGCTCGACATTAAGGAGCTAGAGGATATCGTAAACAAGGCTAAGGAAGAGAATTTAGGTTTAATACCTCTGCTCCAGAGAACCCAGGAGGTAATCGGCTATTTGCCGAAGGAGACCCTGGTAGTATTGTCGGAGATGTTGCACCTTCCCTACAGCAAGGTCTTCGGAGTAGCTACATTTTATGCACAGTTCCATTTGACGCCAAGAGGACGTCACGTGATCCAACAATGCGACGGTACTGCCTGCCATGTCAAGGGAGGTCCCAGGATAAGGCGTGTCATAGAGGAAAAATTGGGCATCTCTCCCGGCGAAACTACCGAGGATTTGAAGGCTACATACGAGATCGTCTATTGTTTGGGTTCCTGCGGCCTGGCGCCAGCTGCAATGATCGATGGCAAGGTGATTGGAAGGCTGACTCAGGAGAAAATGAAGAGAATTTTAGATTCGATGGAGTGAGGGGAGCGAAATGTGCAGCTTTAAGTTGAAAGGCCCCGAGGATCTTGAGAAGTTGGCCGAAGAGGCCAGGAAGGAGCTGGTAATTAGGGAGGGTGCTGAATTTACGGTAAAAGTCTTCATCGGATCGCTAAATAACAGAGAGACATATAAAAAAGTGGCCAAGGCCTTTGTGGATGAAACGAAAAGGGCTAACGTCAGAGCCAGGGTGATAATTGCAGAGGGTGAAGCTGCTTCTGGTTTCGACCCCCTCGTCGAGATAAATACACCGCGGGACGGCGTTGTTCTTTACGCAAACATCACTCCCGACAAAGTTCCCATCCTGGTAAGAGAGCATTTGGTAAGGGGAAAAATTGTTTCTGAGTGGATCATCTCTCAGAAGCGCAGCCAGCATGTGCTCTTTAGCTGGCATTAATTTCTAATGATATATTGGAGAGATTGTCATGTCAGTTAATTATCGTGCAAATATTTTGTGTTGCAGAGGTACGAGTTGTACGGCGGGCGGATCCCGTGAGATATTGGAATCCTTTAGAGAACAAATAAAGTTGCATGACCTAGAAGATGAGGTCTCCCTTTCCTTTTCCGGTTGTCACGGGTTGTGCTCCATAGGTCCTATCGTGGTGATATATCCGGAGGATATATTTTATTGTCAAGTAGAGCCAGAAGATGTGCCTGAAATAGTGGAGAAAACCCTTATTCGGGGCAAATTGGTGGATCGACTTTTGTTTAAAGATCCTATAACGTATGAAGCTATCCCTCACTATCATCAGATTCCCTTTTACATGAATCAGACGAGAATTTTGTTGAGAAATTGTGGCCTCATAAATCCGGAACGCATCGAGGAATACATAGCAAGAGAAGGTTACCAGGGTTTGGCCAAGGCGCTTTATAAAATGTCTCCGCAACATGTCATAGAAGAAGTAAAAAGCTCAAATTTGAGAGGGCGAGGAGGCGGCGGTTTCCCAACGGGGGTTAAATGGGATTTAACAAGAAAAAACCCCGCGGAACCTAAATACGTGATTTGCAACGCCGACGAAGGGGATCCGGGAGCCTTCATGGATCGAAGCTTGATCGAGGGAGATCCTCATGCTTTGATCGAAGGGATGCTCATCGCAGGCTATGCTATAGGAGCGCAAAAAGGATTCATTTACTGTAGGGCCGAATACCCTTTGGCCATACAGAGGCTGAAAATAGCCATTGACCAGGCTAAGGAATATGGTTTGTTGGGAGAAGGCATTTTAGGTTCCAACTTTAATTTCGACATAGAAATAAAGGAAGGCGCCGGAGCCTTCGTCTGTGGCGAAGAGACGGCCTTGATTGCCTCTATAGAGGGCCGAAGGGGAGAGCCCAGGCCGCGGCCACCCTTTCCCGCAGAAAGGGGTCTCTGGGACAAGCCGACGAATATAAACAACGTAAAAAGCTACGCCTTCGTCCCCCAAATCATTTTAAACGGTCATGAGTGGTTTTCCTCCATCGGCACGGAAAAAAGCAAGGGGACGGCAGTGTTTGCCCTGACCGGCAAGGTAAAAAACACCGGATTGCTTGAAATTCCAATGGGAACGACTATAGGGGAAATCATTTTCGATGTGGGAGAAGGTGTGGCCAAGGACAGGCAGTTCAAGGCAGTGCAAACGGGAGGCCCTTTGGGAGGATGTCTTCCCTCTGACGCTTTAAACCTCCCCGTCGATTTCGATTCCCTCACGGCTTCCGGCGCCCTGATGGGTTCCGGCGGAATGATCGTCGTGGATGAGACTACCTGCATGGTGGAGCTCGCTAGGTTCTTCCTGCAGTTTGCCGTGGCTGAATCCTGCGGGCAATGCACCCCCTGTCGGGTTGGCGGAAACAAGATGCTCGAGATACTCACGCGGATAACAAAAGGACAGGGCAAGATGGAAGATTTGGATATGCTGGAAGAGATAGCGAAGTTCATGAAAAAAGCTTCTCTCTGTGCTCTCGGACAAGGTGCTCCAAATCCGGTGTTGTCGACGCTCCGTTATTTTAGAGATGAATACGAAAGGCATATATTGGACTTAAGATGTCCTGCTGGGGCGTGTACGACTCTTGCGCCCTCCCCCTGTCAAAGTGCCTGCCCTGCAGAGGTAAAAATTCCCATCTATGTTTCTTTAATATCGGAAGGAAGGTATGACGAAGCGCTGGATATACACAGGGCATCCAATCCCTTCCCTTCCGTTTGTGGGCGGGTTTGTCCCTCTTTCTGCGAAGATAAATGTAGGAGAGGAGAGGTCGATGAACCCGTTGCAATAAGAGATTTGAAGCGCTTCATGGCCGATCGCGAATCTGAAGAATGGTTCCCTAAAGCTTACGAACCAGATAAAGGAAAAAGCGTAGGTATAGTTGGGGGCGGACCGGGAGGCCTTACCGCAGCTTTAAGATTGGCTCAACTTGGATATGAAGTTTGCATTTATGAAGAAAGCTCGGAACTGGGCGGCATGATGAGGTGGGGCATTCCCGATTACAGGTTGCCCAAGGACGTGTTGAGAAAGGAAATAAATTCGATCTTGAACGTCGGGAAAATCGATGTCAAGTTAAATACTAAAGTAAGTCGCGATATCACAATTGAAGACCTGTTAAAAACTCATGATGCCCTTTTGCTGGCCATAGGGGCACAGGGCTCCAGGGATTTAGGAATTCCTGGCTATGAGCTTTCCGGCGTCGAAAGCGGCGTTTCCTTGCTGCGAAAGCTAAATATGGGCGATGACCTCTCCTTCGTCAAGGGTAAAAGGGTAGTAGTGGTAGGCGGAGGAAATGTCGCCATGGATGCCGCACGATCCCTTCTCAGGCTAGGGGCCAAGGAAGTTCACCTGGTCTATCGAAGGGAGCGCAAAGATATGCCTGCCCTTGTGGAAGAAGTCGAGGCTGCCGAGGAGGAGGGAATCCACTTCGACCTCAGCACACGCAGGTGGCGCAGACGGAGAATATCGGCAGAAGAGGAGAGGGTTATATTCCATTATTTAACATCTCCCGTAAAGGTGCTCGGAGAGAATGGAAGGGTTACAGGATTGCTTTGTCAAAAACTTAAACTTCACGACGAAAGTGGTAAAAGCCAGTTCGATTCCTCGGCCAGGAAGGTCTCCTTTCCGGTGAAAGGAAGCGAGTTTGTTCTTGACGCTGATGTAATCGTTGCCGCCATAGGGCAAAAGGTAGAGCAACCCTCATTGGAGGATTTGGGCATCAAACAACACAGGAATGGCACGATCTTGGTAGATGAGAGGAGCTTGATGACCAGTCGGGAGGGCGTATTTGCAGTTGGAGATGTAGTGTTGGGGCCA comes from Acetomicrobium thermoterrenum DSM 13490 and encodes:
- a CDS encoding DMT family transporter encodes the protein MENREFQVDEATVDTSLDWSSLIALAVTLLVWSSAFAAIKAALEHYTPLHLAVLRFMISSLILLPFVFFKFGLPQLKDLPFIFFLSATGMLLYHIPLCIGEQTVAAGSASLLIATAPVFTAILAVIILKEKMNPLGWAGIIMSFTGAAVISLGEGDFGLELGALWILCAAFMESFYFVYQKKLLPKYGAFRLTTYVIMAGTILMIPFGKDLLKAVITAPPSATITVVYLAIFPTCIGYAGWAYATSRNPASLVASSLFLNPVMAIFIAWIWLDEMPTFISIMGGVIAIVGVWMLQRSRRSGSIGDVSKRKT
- a CDS encoding Mur ligase family protein, coding for MLVTGTRGKSTLVRLMTAGFKALGISCFSRITGVVPMEILPSGVRQIVRSREGHIEELRWWLYHVPEDSEAIVVENSAVSAELQPLAAKWLKPNLVIWTNLKEDHPEAWGPTKEGAMRALLSGIPKGVPVALGPDMHLEEKLHGILKQNRNEVFLTGDAVDFEEANKALAINALKTYGLNVTEESLSSNLTDDPGRFRVLKMGNGLLAWGFSANDVESTVSLLFSLKWQKEETTVLFNNRRDRPGRLKAFEPWFNNAQYKGIYICGSHPLRHIKGAKWIYFRDVDEIVSFVSERGLVFGCGNIAGLPLRELLSYEEVNYICDRI
- a CDS encoding poly-gamma-glutamate biosynthesis protein PgsC/CapC codes for the protein MALGLIFYRRTGVATGGIISPGLLALGPFAPRTFAFVILSSLLVLSLLEVLVRVFGLYGRERVSFALLIAALLGFFSNPFLPWVGWVVPGLIAADMQRQGVIPTSLALFVVTGLSVLMGNLVYEIF
- the pgsW gene encoding poly-gamma-glutamate system protein; protein product: MRYFNAFVRGIFSMILGKDTTLSRRCNLYLFMLAAVISLLVWSWPSGTLTVEEERVWDRIREAQFYLYSLKTQREGVAPSQSLDPWQSGLIGTEWSIITTTVGSLASKQISCNPLWGAIFLRWFDKAGLKRGDRIAILSSGSFPGFLISSLVAAEERGLDVLLVVSLGASSYGANDPNFPIPIILRELRRAGFISTKAAFYTFGGDYEIGAGIPPDGLEILSQSAISDDVPLLQAKSLQEVIDAKVGRLDIFKPALVVQIGGSHANMGTDDAVLSLPPGFLDSRYAERAGNGVIGLVLKRGIPVIHMLNVKSLCRMTGVSEGVEVAKKGPKPFKFSRAFLGLLFFAVFLYKYERWAFE
- a CDS encoding M20/M25/M40 family metallo-hydrolase, producing MNDERFDRLAGELLRLIEIPSPSGNEGPILGYLEKRLQFLDLPSKRQMITENMGNLVFNPGSKVLFDLHVDTVPEIMEGIKCNPYLDGDLVYGRGASDIKGSIASLIIALEDYAQITKGDVDFPASIVFTVDEEQGGRGACEAVNLKPEEVIVFEPTELDICTMEAGAIGVRLNFSGRPAHGSDFEAGENAITKAIEFLSKLKELPFLEGEHPRIGEAGFNVQALFGGSVDELVIPSRSEMYVDFRLLPGVDHREAEIQLRQFFEEKGVDYEIDDVSPSFQLDDEVPIARKLKEVASAKLGLSLQTGAFKSWSDAEPYVTAGIPAIVFGPGKLSISHTPFEHISLGEMDVASRILTAFLASLTDISRDELNISRVR
- a CDS encoding GNAT family N-acetyltransferase — translated: MNFFREGGGEPWGFEQGEASGTIEIKSVNPADYESEIVDLYRRAYKGLEEYADTDIETIKRYLGWLYRRADGGFLVAFDGSRIVGFVSIDHKWLSPESHIVGEIHEILVDPDYQGKRIGKLLLEKAVDLLAKRGVKMIELWAGEKNFHAQNFYKSQGFEEKEKRGKWIRFIKNL
- the murB gene encoding UDP-N-acetylmuramate dehydrogenase → MKLEILANRLREIGIKDLKKDEPLALHSSWKIGGPADVLVNVSDIPSLQKLIVFAKEWDIPFIVIGRGSNILFPDEGLRGIVAKFGKAFASVRTSGTSIVADAGVWTPRLAKIAASKGISGLEHVSGIPGTLGGLIYMNGGSLRRSIGDNVKSVLALDESANLIEISRDKCEFSYRSSLFQRKNYVILKACIEGKGDDPKNIKRRILDILAERKCKFPLKFPSCGSVFTNNAEIYEVCGPPGKIIEEAGLKGLRVGGLMVSTMHANFIVNVGGGRCKDAFELISMIRETVHKRTGFWLECEVRYVTPKGKIAPLHEFL
- the nuoE gene encoding NADH-quinone oxidoreductase subunit NuoE, whose translation is MLLVKHITITKEGKEVRCVTKGTKEVELDIKELEDIVNKAKEENLGLIPLLQRTQEVIGYLPKETLVVLSEMLHLPYSKVFGVATFYAQFHLTPRGRHVIQQCDGTACHVKGGPRIRRVIEEKLGISPGETTEDLKATYEIVYCLGSCGLAPAAMIDGKVIGRLTQEKMKRILDSME
- a CDS encoding thioredoxin domain-containing protein, translating into MCSFKLKGPEDLEKLAEEARKELVIREGAEFTVKVFIGSLNNRETYKKVAKAFVDETKRANVRARVIIAEGEAASGFDPLVEINTPRDGVVLYANITPDKVPILVREHLVRGKIVSEWIISQKRSQHVLFSWH
- a CDS encoding FAD-dependent oxidoreductase: MSVNYRANILCCRGTSCTAGGSREILESFREQIKLHDLEDEVSLSFSGCHGLCSIGPIVVIYPEDIFYCQVEPEDVPEIVEKTLIRGKLVDRLLFKDPITYEAIPHYHQIPFYMNQTRILLRNCGLINPERIEEYIAREGYQGLAKALYKMSPQHVIEEVKSSNLRGRGGGGFPTGVKWDLTRKNPAEPKYVICNADEGDPGAFMDRSLIEGDPHALIEGMLIAGYAIGAQKGFIYCRAEYPLAIQRLKIAIDQAKEYGLLGEGILGSNFNFDIEIKEGAGAFVCGEETALIASIEGRRGEPRPRPPFPAERGLWDKPTNINNVKSYAFVPQIILNGHEWFSSIGTEKSKGTAVFALTGKVKNTGLLEIPMGTTIGEIIFDVGEGVAKDRQFKAVQTGGPLGGCLPSDALNLPVDFDSLTASGALMGSGGMIVVDETTCMVELARFFLQFAVAESCGQCTPCRVGGNKMLEILTRITKGQGKMEDLDMLEEIAKFMKKASLCALGQGAPNPVLSTLRYFRDEYERHILDLRCPAGACTTLAPSPCQSACPAEVKIPIYVSLISEGRYDEALDIHRASNPFPSVCGRVCPSFCEDKCRRGEVDEPVAIRDLKRFMADRESEEWFPKAYEPDKGKSVGIVGGGPGGLTAALRLAQLGYEVCIYEESSELGGMMRWGIPDYRLPKDVLRKEINSILNVGKIDVKLNTKVSRDITIEDLLKTHDALLLAIGAQGSRDLGIPGYELSGVESGVSLLRKLNMGDDLSFVKGKRVVVVGGGNVAMDAARSLLRLGAKEVHLVYRRERKDMPALVEEVEAAEEEGIHFDLSTRRWRRRRISAEEERVIFHYLTSPVKVLGENGRVTGLLCQKLKLHDESGKSQFDSSARKVSFPVKGSEFVLDADVIVAAIGQKVEQPSLEDLGIKQHRNGTILVDERSLMTSREGVFAVGDVVLGPASIVEAVGQGNKAARAIDRFLRGLSLPEPPSFIERPEPQKYEISEEDAERPRAKTSILSPETRVYDFREVNLGFPNEAVARSEARRCLRCDLEER